The Rhabdothermincola salaria genomic interval AACCCCGACGGATCACCGCAGGTCTCGGTGGTGTGGTGCGGCGTGCGCGACGACCAGGTCTTCTTCTGCGCCGAGGGGTCCACCGCCAAGGTGCGCAACATCCGGCGCCATCCGGCGGTCGTGCTGTCCATCGAGGACGAGGCCCGCAACGTGGCCGGCACCCAGCAGCACCTGTTGGTGTACGGCGACGCCCGGGTGGTGGCCGAGCCCGCCGACCGGGCGCTGTGCGACGAGCTGTGCCGGGTCT includes:
- a CDS encoding TIGR03618 family F420-dependent PPOX class oxidoreductase, whose amino-acid sequence is MTVLRSIPAPAQTLLGSNALAHLVTQNPDGSPQVSVVWCGVRDDQVFFCAEGSTAKVRNIRRHPAVVLSIEDEARNVAGTQQHLLVYGDARVVAEPADRALCDELCRVYVGTADHPLNLGRSPGSVTVAVDVRRIGGNGPWTLDE